The window TGCCGGCTCTCATCTTTGATATAGCCTATTAGCTCAGTGTAGCTTTCTCTGTTTAATGATTGCGCAGCGTTTTGGTGCATTTTTATTCTCCCTTGCTCTGATATCTTTCATGGTTTTCAAGTTATATGTGCTTGAGTTATTTGTCAACTTCAAAATCTTTTGGCATTTTCCTATTACCTACCAGGCGGCGGCAGCGAAACTCTCCTTACCCTTATCGGTGCTTGCCCAATTATTCGATAGGGGTTTAACGCCGCTCCCATTCAAGTTATCATTCCACTGATCAGGCGTTAAGACTTCTCTTTAATCCATCGGCGCAGAAAGCATTCTGGGTAAACGATAAAAGCCCAGAGAATTCTCTGGGCTTTACTTATGGTCACTTGATGCTATTTCATCAATAACATCTTCGAGCTAAGGGTATTGTTTGGCGTAGTTAACCTGTAGAAGTAAACGCCGGTAGCGACATTTCTATTACCATCATCCTTGCCATCCCAAACCACAGTATACTTACCACCATGCAAGCTATTGTTCGACAGAGTTTTTGCTTTCTGTCCCCTAACATTGTAAACTTCCAGTTTGCACATAAGAATCAGGCTTTCAGTTTAGTTCAGCTTTAGCTTAGCTTCCCAATGCGCAGCGTTTATATCAATAACTAAGCTATGCATCAAGAGCTATTCATCCAACTATTCATCCAAGTAAGCTTTGAAATCAAAACTCCCGGCTATCTGATCAGCGTTACCTTTTTGCTCAGGCTATGCCTGCCATTGATCGAGAGATTAAGGAAGTAGATCCCGCTGGCGCAGCTCTTGCCATTTGCATCTTCGCCATTCCAGGGGGTGAGTTGTTCGTCTTTCCTCTTGGGATCAAGCGCGATGCTTTGCACTTTTTGGCCCTTGAGGTTATAGATATTGATGCAGGCAGTGTGAATCGTCTCTTGCTTGTTTTCAGCAAAGGCTGAGAGGCCGATTTTGATATTGGTGAAAGTGTTGAACGGATTGGGATAGGAAGAAAGCTGGAGGACAGGAAGAGCGGGAGCTACGGGATCGTCAATGCTCACCCAGGGTCTGGAGTCATACTCGTAGCAGCCCATGTCTATGCGATCGTTCCAGATGCGATGGTTACCCGCCAGATCATAGGGGGGCAGGTTCAATCCGGTGGTATCGC of the Candidatus Cloacimonadota bacterium genome contains:
- a CDS encoding T9SS type A sorting domain-containing protein; amino-acid sequence: MCKLEVYNVRGQKAKTLSNNSLHGGKYTVVWDGKDDGNRNVATGVYFYRLTTPNNTLSSKMLLMK
- a CDS encoding T9SS type A sorting domain-containing protein produces the protein LFANISSHDNMILVGSSNNPRMDFTNCTFAGNQGDAYTLKVNGEVNIVNCIFDNDTPYQIKVNPMDGNPYEHTNISIDHSLIKDGVAGILPFLVPGNTINFLPTSISGDPRFAGGFDIHDPLYYSLSEGSPCIDAGTRDTTGLNLPPYDLAGNHRIWNDRIDMGCYEYDSRPWVSIDDPVAPALPVLQLSSYPNPFNTFTNIKIGLSAFAENKQETIHTACINIYNLKGQKVQSIALDPKRKDEQLTPWNGEDANGKSCASGIYFLNLSINGRHSLSKKVTLIR